In Streptomyces sclerotialus, one genomic interval encodes:
- a CDS encoding DUF2945 domain-containing protein — translation MAKKNQKKSESGLRKGDKVTWKSHGSEAVGEVEKKITQRTEEGGRTVDASPDDPQYKVRSEKPGGSAVHKPGALKKKGK, via the coding sequence ATGGCCAAGAAGAACCAGAAGAAGAGTGAGTCCGGCCTCCGCAAGGGCGACAAGGTCACCTGGAAGAGCCACGGCAGCGAGGCGGTCGGCGAGGTCGAGAAGAAGATCACCCAGCGCACCGAGGAGGGCGGCCGCACGGTCGACGCCTCCCCGGACGACCCCCAGTACAAGGTCCGCAGCGAGAAGCCCGGCGGCTCGGCGGTGCACAAGCCCGGCGCCCTGAAGAAGAAGGGCAAGTGA
- a CDS encoding DUF3140 domain-containing protein — MAKQDDRDGHDATWRDFKDAVNMSPSELDKWLRTDESKDAGRHKGGGESVGHESGRKIVGILRTERDDLSDGDYAHMRKVTGYVHRHMAQRPKGDVKDSTWRHSLMNWGHDPLKK; from the coding sequence GTGGCGAAGCAGGACGACCGCGACGGCCACGACGCGACCTGGCGCGACTTCAAGGACGCGGTGAACATGTCCCCGTCCGAGCTGGACAAGTGGCTGAGGACGGACGAGTCCAAGGACGCGGGCCGGCACAAGGGCGGCGGCGAGTCCGTCGGCCACGAGTCCGGCCGGAAGATCGTCGGCATCCTCAGGACCGAGCGCGACGACCTCTCCGACGGCGACTACGCCCACATGCGCAAAGTCACCGGCTACGTCCACCGTCACATGGCCCAGCGCCCCAAGGGCGACGTCAAGGACTCCACTTGGCGCCACTCCCTGATGAACTGGGGGCACGACCCGCTGAAGAAGTAG
- a CDS encoding Uma2 family endonuclease yields the protein MSALTVDHASDNDHEWDDLVRIWEQADVPEGWKVEIIEGIVTVSPPPDNVHNVIAERVHRRLYSVLPEDWGVYQTVGASVPSRKGIWIPDLAVIPDDDLLGGESKTFVPAAAAKLIVEVTSQSNARNDRIAKAAGYARAGVPLYLLVDRFAPAGPTITLHGEPSDDVYRVLWAGKFGDEVDLPAPFGLTLDTGILPTD from the coding sequence ATGAGCGCACTCACCGTCGACCACGCGTCGGACAACGACCACGAGTGGGACGACCTCGTCCGTATCTGGGAACAGGCGGACGTACCCGAGGGCTGGAAGGTGGAGATCATCGAGGGGATCGTCACCGTGTCGCCACCGCCCGACAACGTCCACAACGTCATCGCCGAGAGGGTCCACCGTCGCCTGTACTCCGTGCTCCCCGAGGACTGGGGTGTCTATCAGACGGTTGGGGCGTCAGTTCCCTCACGGAAGGGCATCTGGATTCCGGATCTCGCTGTGATTCCGGACGACGATCTTCTTGGTGGGGAATCCAAGACATTCGTCCCAGCAGCTGCCGCCAAACTGATCGTCGAAGTCACGTCACAGTCCAACGCGCGCAACGACCGGATCGCCAAGGCCGCAGGCTACGCCCGAGCCGGCGTCCCGCTCTATCTGCTCGTCGACCGGTTCGCCCCCGCCGGTCCCACCATCACCCTCCACGGCGAGCCGTCGGACGACGTCTACCGTGTGCTGTGGGCCGGCAAGTTCGGCGACGAGGTGGACCTTCCGGCTCCCTTCGGTCTCACCCTCGACACCGGAATCCTCCCCACCGACTGA
- a CDS encoding MFS transporter, which yields MPPADTRASATTRADASAQSSTTVDSAATAADPEAGKLRPGGPGYRRMSFALFASGISTFALLYSTQALLPAISDDLGVTPDQASWTVSAATFGLALAVLPLSACSERFGRRTMMTVSLSVAAVVAMLVPFAPSLGVLIALRGIQGVALAGVPASAMAFLAEEVRAKALVAAVGLFVAGNSIGGMSGRIVTGWVAQAWGWRAALGAVGAMAVVCAVVFRLMVPKARHFVPKAVGPKALGRTILGHLSDPLLCRLYAIGALFMTVFGAVYTVIGYRLVGAPFSLPQGIAGSVFLVYLVGTVSSAAAGRLVGRTGRRGALYLAVGTTAAGLLLSLADVLILVVLGLVLITAGFFAGHAVASSAVSRTAKTARAQASALYQSAYYIGSSVGGALGAAAFHAGGWAATVALGLLAMVAAASVTLYATRKAVAERRVLQMQKAA from the coding sequence ATGCCTCCTGCTGATACCAGGGCGTCCGCCACCACCCGCGCGGACGCCTCTGCCCAGTCGTCCACCACCGTCGATTCCGCCGCGACCGCTGCCGACCCCGAGGCCGGCAAGCTGCGGCCCGGGGGCCCCGGTTACCGCCGGATGAGCTTTGCGCTCTTCGCGTCCGGCATCTCGACCTTCGCCCTCCTCTACTCCACGCAGGCGCTGCTGCCCGCCATCTCCGACGACCTCGGGGTGACGCCGGACCAGGCGAGCTGGACCGTGTCGGCGGCGACCTTCGGCCTGGCCCTCGCGGTACTGCCGCTGAGCGCCTGTTCGGAGCGGTTCGGCCGCCGCACGATGATGACGGTGTCGCTGAGCGTCGCCGCCGTGGTGGCGATGCTGGTGCCGTTCGCGCCCTCGCTCGGCGTACTGATCGCCCTGCGCGGCATCCAGGGCGTGGCGCTGGCCGGTGTACCGGCCTCGGCGATGGCCTTCCTGGCCGAGGAGGTACGGGCCAAGGCGCTGGTCGCCGCGGTGGGGCTGTTCGTCGCGGGCAACAGCATCGGCGGCATGTCGGGCCGGATCGTGACCGGCTGGGTCGCCCAGGCCTGGGGCTGGCGCGCGGCACTCGGCGCGGTCGGCGCGATGGCGGTGGTGTGCGCGGTGGTCTTCCGGCTGATGGTGCCGAAGGCGCGGCACTTCGTACCGAAGGCGGTCGGCCCGAAGGCGCTCGGCCGGACGATCCTCGGCCACCTCTCCGACCCCCTCCTCTGCCGTCTGTACGCCATCGGCGCGCTCTTCATGACGGTCTTCGGCGCGGTCTACACGGTGATCGGCTACCGCCTCGTCGGCGCGCCGTTCTCCCTCCCGCAGGGCATCGCGGGCTCGGTCTTCCTGGTCTACCTCGTCGGCACGGTCTCCTCGGCCGCGGCCGGGCGCCTGGTCGGGCGGACGGGGCGGCGCGGGGCGCTGTACCTGGCCGTCGGCACGACGGCGGCGGGTCTGCTGCTGTCCCTGGCGGACGTGCTGATCCTGGTGGTCCTCGGTCTGGTCCTGATCACCGCCGGCTTCTTCGCGGGCCACGCGGTGGCGTCCTCGGCGGTCAGCCGTACGGCGAAGACGGCCCGTGCGCAGGCGTCGGCGCTGTACCAGAGCGCGTACTACATCGGCTCCAGCGTCGGCGGTGCGCTCGGCGCCGCGGCCTTCCACGCCGGCGGCTGGGCCGCCACGGTCGCCCTCGGCCTGCTGGCCATGGTCGCGGCGGCGTCGGTCACGCTCTACGCCACCCGCAAGGCGGTCGCCGAGCGCCGCGTCCTGCAGATGCAGAAGGCCGCGTAA